A portion of the Zootoca vivipara chromosome 6, rZooViv1.1, whole genome shotgun sequence genome contains these proteins:
- the LOC118087407 gene encoding procathepsin L: MSPVSTVPLILLVLLGTSASALDWALEGEWKGWKEVHAKQYLEEEEAFRRAVWEKNLQRIEQHNQEGNSFQLAMNHLGDLTDEEFNKMLSSFRSDLADQPGKKAALFQESTTLETPKEVDWRTKGYVTPVKNQGHCGSCWAFSATGALEGLRFNRTGKLIPLSEQNLIDCSWKLGNQGCHGGYITRAFDYVRENGGINSETSYPYLEKEGSVCSYNSQDRAANCTSVVVVPVGSEVALEQAVATIGPVSVAVDSRSFYFHFYKSGVFDSSSCTQLVSHAMLVVGYGILQDGGNNTAYWILKNSWSEKWGEQGYMRLVKGTGNHCGIANQASYPAL; this comes from the exons ATGTCTCCAGTTTCAACAGTCCCTCTGATCTTGCTGGTGCTCCTGGGAACATCCGCCAGTGCACTGGATTGGGCCCTGGAAGGAGAATGGAAAGGATGGAAGGAAGTTCACGCCAAGCAATACCTCGAG GAGGAAGAGGCATTTCGTCGGGCCGTCTGGGAGAAGAACCTGCAGAGGATTGAGCAGCATAACCAGGAGGGGAACAGCTTCCAGCTGGCAATGAACCACCTGGGTGATTTG ACAGACGAAGAGTTTAACAAGATGCTAAGCAGCTTCCGTTCTGACTTGGCTGACCAACCCGGTAAGAAGGCTGCCTTGTTCCAAGAATCAACCACCCTGGAGACCCCCAAGGAAGTTGACTGGCGCACCAAAGGTTATGTCACCCCAGTCAAGAACCAG GGCCACTGCGGATCCTGCTGGGCATTCAGCGCCACCGGAGCACTTGAAGGGCTGCGCTTCAACAGGACAGGGAAGCTGATCCCGCTAAGCGAACAGAACCTCATTGATTGTTCCTGGAAGCTGGGCAACCAGGGGTGCCATGGAGGGTACATCACCCGGGCCTTCGACTACGTGCGGGAAAACGGAGGCATAAACTCAGAGACCAGCTACCCCTACTTGGAGAAA GAGGGATCCGTGTGCAGTTACAACTCGCAGGACCGCGCAGCCAACTGCACATCCGTCGTGGTGGTCCCAGTGGGGAGCGAAGTGGCCCTGGAGCAGGCTGTGGCAACCATCGGGCCGGTTTCAGTGGCCGTGGACAGCAGGAGCTTCTACTTCCATTTCTACAAGTCAG GGGTATTTGACAGCTCCTCGTGTACCCAGCTGGTGAGCCACGCCATGTTGGTGGTTGGCTATGGGATCCTCCAGGACGGTGGGAACAACACAGCTTATTGGATCCTAAAGAACAG CTGGTCTGAGAAATGGGGAGAGCAAGGCTACATGCGATTGGTGAAGGGTACTGGCAATCACTGTGGCATAGCCAATCAAGCCAGCTACCCCGCCCTGTAA
- the LOC118087408 gene encoding procathepsin L-like: MQLIYLVALTGLVLLRTLTMARDPSLDEAWRDWKRTHNKIYRERNAEDFRRTVWEDNLHTIKEHNREAAEGKYTFQMALNQFSDLTKEEFKEKLNGLRPDLPRQRGGGAILYEKSGTLALPESVDWRNTGCVTPVKDQGSCGSCWAFAAAGALESFHCIKTRSLIPLSEQNLVDCAWQQGNYGCNGGWPSRAFQYVLENKGLNSERVYPYTGQDGDCNFQNSDRAVRIQGWVDLPEDDEGALEEAVALIEPVAVAVDAYYFQLYSSGIFDYPCGTNLNHAVLAVGYGVENGIPYWIIKNSWGPYWGENGYMRMRRGVNMCGVARVASYPV; this comes from the exons ATGCAGCTGATCTATTTGGTGGCATTGACCGGCCTGGTCTTGCTGAGGACGCTCACCATGGCCAGGGACCCATCTCTGGATGAAGCCTGGAGAGACTGGAAGAGGACCCATAATAAAATATACCGTGAG AGGAATGCAGAAGACTTCCGGAGAACCGTCTGGGAGGACAATCTCCATACGATCAAAGAACATAACCGCGAAGCTGCCGAGGGGAAATACACCTTTCAGATGGCGTTGAACCAGTTCAGCGATTTG ACAAAAGAAGAATTTAAGGAGAAGCTGAATGGGCTCCGCCCTGACCTACCCAGACAGCGTGGTGGCGGTGCAATCTTGTACGAAAAATCTGGCACTTTGGCGCTTCCCGAATCCGTGGACTGGCGTAACACAGGTTGTGTCACCCCGGTGAAAGATCAG GGCAGTTGTGGCTCGTGTTGGGCGTTTgctgctgccggagccctggaaAGTTTCCATTGCATTAAGACAAGGAGCCTGATCCCGCTGAGTGAACAAAACCTGGTGGACTGTGCTTGGCAACAGGGGAACTATGGCTGCAATGGAGGGTGGCCGAGTCGGGCCTTCCAGTACGTCCTGGAGAATAAAGGGCTCAATTCAGAACGCGTCTACCCCTACACGGGACAG GATGGAGACTGTAATTTTCAAAACTCAGACCGAGCGGTCAGGATCCAAGGGTGGGTCGATCTCCCTGAAGATGATGAGGGTGCCCTGGAAGAAGCTGTGGCCCTTATTGAGCCAGTTGCTGTTGCGGTGGATGCTTACTACTTCCAGCTTTATAGTTCAG GAATCTTTGACTACCCCTGCGGGACCAACTTGAACCATGCCGTGCTGGCCGTTGGGTATGGTGTTGAGAATGGAATTCCTTATTGGATCATAAAGAACAG CTGGGGACCTTACTGGGGTGAGAACGGCTACATGCGGATGCGAAGAGGCGTCAATATGTGTGGTGTCGCACGTGTGGCCAGCTACCCCGTGTGA